From the Leptospira sp. WS60.C2 genome, one window contains:
- a CDS encoding AraC family transcriptional regulator: protein MGKWKFILFFAMVVGHISHINAVSPEQTNLGILIFENKENLNFINVALSNLAPPQEESQTQTQPGAETQTPDPSKKNLDFDYFKLLKAANQSDFSGNMWYLQSNYVYGFRQLRQAQGELKNIFEIVLQKYIEDARALLEAAAPAIIRSNDSNAKALLRLGFRDLRSSEDLYTTGLNSSPHQYRYKLTLYKEGILTLRRAKRFAILAMIYSKTPDEDKPEYQYRSNEDLKEARNEEKQRNYEKVRDTLINFIENKRMERTVVPPGNPDAKPLDLLEQHDDNYGFITAKRLDLLLEANAQIKETEGARRESVPPTPKFDENGKAIYPEEKKK, encoded by the coding sequence ATGGGAAAATGGAAATTCATCCTCTTTTTTGCAATGGTTGTGGGTCATATCTCCCACATCAATGCAGTGTCTCCAGAACAAACGAATTTGGGGATTTTAATCTTTGAAAACAAAGAAAATTTAAATTTTATCAATGTGGCACTTAGTAATTTGGCACCTCCACAAGAAGAAAGCCAAACACAAACACAACCAGGTGCCGAAACACAAACCCCAGATCCTTCCAAAAAGAATTTGGATTTTGATTATTTCAAACTCCTAAAAGCGGCAAACCAATCTGACTTTAGCGGGAACATGTGGTATTTACAAAGTAACTACGTGTATGGGTTTCGCCAACTCAGACAAGCCCAAGGGGAACTCAAAAACATCTTTGAAATTGTACTCCAAAAGTATATTGAAGATGCAAGAGCACTTTTAGAAGCAGCAGCCCCAGCCATCATCCGATCCAATGATAGCAACGCCAAAGCCTTGTTACGTTTAGGTTTTCGTGACCTACGTTCCTCAGAAGACCTTTATACAACTGGTCTTAATTCCAGTCCTCACCAATACCGATACAAACTGACGCTCTACAAAGAAGGAATTTTGACTCTTCGCCGTGCCAAACGTTTTGCCATCCTTGCGATGATTTACAGCAAAACACCTGATGAAGACAAACCAGAATACCAATATCGTTCCAATGAAGACCTAAAAGAGGCACGTAATGAGGAAAAACAACGTAATTACGAAAAGGTGAGAGACACTTTAATCAACTTCATTGAAAACAAACGTATGGAGCGCACAGTGGTTCCGCCAGGCAATCCTGATGCGAAACCATTGGATCTACTCGAACAACATGATGACAATTACGGATTCATCACAGCCAAAAGATTAGATTTACTGCTCGAAGCCAATGCACAAATCAAAGAGACAGAAGGGGCAAGACGTGAGTCCGTTCCTCCTACTCCGAAGTTTGACGAAAACGGCAAAGCCATTTATCCAGAAGAGAAGAAAAAATAA
- a CDS encoding helix-turn-helix domain-containing protein, giving the protein MKFESLYRHFLLTRASHIPVVGEKGELVGLLSKERVHRELSDLGKEREDLDQIPIEILETELNESVILYFKESSLIPVIGINGEKIDNWDKPRFLAAFTKLESKQTRDPKLETIETKIEKKKENLDSVQWFMELILSHFPDGLFASDVSGNTIFYNESFERDILTKPLFDDSIETAEKYLHNLNREVLATYLKEHDLSLGKDRDTNVLTTLLPDLQSQVRIITLKKEKKVVGFLYHFASTSSGFGSGKSKSEFPDLDLAFHSKLPLETVLAEMEAHYIHKSLQRNSQNISHAASELGIPRTTLQNRIRFLNLAERFQNQKKDKLVIPRKRQEKQNIKGKESSQIQEVPKKKPNLPKKKTNPQTKKKGKDKDLSQKQGKKQTKAKERSKTTNKAAKKAKKRR; this is encoded by the coding sequence GTGAAGTTTGAATCACTCTATCGTCATTTTTTGCTCACAAGAGCCAGCCATATTCCCGTAGTCGGCGAGAAGGGGGAACTTGTGGGTTTGTTATCCAAGGAACGAGTACACCGTGAATTGTCGGATCTTGGAAAAGAAAGAGAAGACCTAGACCAAATCCCAATAGAAATCCTAGAAACAGAATTAAATGAATCTGTCATTTTGTATTTCAAAGAATCATCTCTCATTCCAGTGATTGGGATCAACGGGGAAAAGATAGACAATTGGGACAAACCAAGATTCCTTGCAGCCTTCACAAAATTAGAATCCAAACAAACGAGAGATCCGAAACTCGAAACTATCGAAACCAAAATCGAGAAAAAAAAAGAAAACCTCGATTCCGTCCAGTGGTTTATGGAGCTCATCCTCTCGCATTTCCCCGATGGACTTTTTGCAAGTGATGTTTCTGGAAATACAATTTTTTACAATGAAAGTTTTGAAAGAGATATTCTCACAAAACCCTTGTTTGATGATTCAATTGAAACGGCGGAAAAGTATCTGCATAATTTAAATCGAGAAGTTCTTGCGACTTACTTAAAGGAACATGACTTAAGTTTGGGAAAGGATCGCGATACCAATGTCCTTACAACTCTTTTGCCAGATTTACAATCGCAAGTGAGAATCATCACGTTAAAGAAAGAAAAGAAAGTCGTTGGGTTTTTATACCACTTTGCTTCCACTTCCTCTGGCTTTGGAAGTGGAAAATCCAAATCAGAATTTCCCGATTTGGATTTGGCCTTCCATTCCAAATTGCCTCTCGAAACGGTCCTTGCCGAGATGGAAGCACACTACATTCATAAATCTTTACAAAGAAATTCTCAAAATATATCCCACGCAGCAAGTGAATTAGGAATTCCAAGAACCACATTACAAAATAGAATTCGTTTCTTAAATTTAGCCGAGCGTTTCCAAAATCAGAAAAAAGACAAACTTGTCATCCCAAGGAAACGCCAAGAAAAACAGAACATAAAGGGGAAGGAATCATCTCAAATTCAGGAAGTTCCCAAAAAGAAGCCAAATCTTCCCAAGAAAAAAACAAATCCTCAGACAAAGAAGAAGGGAAAAGACAAGGATTTGAGTCAGAAGCAAGGGAAAAAACAAACGAAAGCGAAGGAAAGATCCAAAACCACAAACAAAGCAGCCAAAAAGGCAAAAAAAAGACGTTGA
- the rho gene encoding transcription termination factor Rho, giving the protein MASRKQEEIQVNPSEEPTEYTNGIMDQDDASEPPKQFKKKKSRYEGPIPPPLDLVELKKKNINELADLAKGLGVENTHGLKKQNLMFALLQAQTEKDGQVHAAGVMERLPDGYGFLRSPDYNYVPGPDDIYVSPSQIKLFGLRTGDTVTGLIRPPKEAERFFAMLRVESINGFPVEVAQKRNLFDNLTPLYPNERINMEFDPSHLDTRVIDLMCPIGKGQRALIVAPPRTGKTVLMQSIANAITRNHPEIFLIVLLIDERPEEVTDMARHVKGEVVSSTFDEPAQRHVQVAEMVIEKAKRLVEHGKDVVILLDSITRLARAYNQVVPTSGKILSGGVDSNALHKPKRFFGAARNIEEGGSLTIIATALIDTGSRMDEVIFEEFKGTGNMEIHLDRKLADKRIFPAIDINRSGTRKEELLLPQDTLTRVFILRKVLSPMSITESMELLIEKMRGAKTNDQFLASMNTN; this is encoded by the coding sequence ATGGCATCACGCAAACAAGAAGAAATCCAAGTTAATCCCTCCGAAGAACCAACAGAATACACGAACGGCATCATGGACCAAGACGATGCTTCCGAACCACCGAAACAATTTAAGAAAAAAAAGAGCCGTTACGAAGGTCCGATTCCTCCACCTCTTGATTTAGTCGAACTCAAGAAAAAAAACATCAATGAACTTGCAGACCTTGCAAAAGGTTTAGGGGTTGAAAACACTCATGGTTTGAAAAAACAAAACTTGATGTTTGCTCTTCTCCAAGCACAAACCGAAAAAGACGGACAAGTGCATGCGGCAGGGGTTATGGAAAGACTTCCTGATGGATATGGGTTCCTTCGTTCACCTGACTACAATTATGTGCCAGGTCCTGATGATATTTATGTTTCTCCATCTCAAATTAAGTTATTTGGTCTTCGTACGGGAGATACCGTAACAGGTCTCATTCGACCACCAAAGGAAGCAGAACGATTCTTTGCGATGTTACGTGTTGAATCCATCAATGGGTTCCCTGTAGAAGTCGCTCAAAAAAGAAATTTGTTTGATAACCTAACACCTCTGTATCCAAACGAAAGGATCAATATGGAATTTGATCCTAGCCATTTGGACACTCGAGTGATTGATCTTATGTGCCCGATTGGAAAAGGACAAAGAGCACTCATCGTGGCTCCTCCTAGAACGGGTAAAACCGTTCTTATGCAATCCATCGCCAATGCCATCACTCGTAACCATCCTGAAATTTTTCTCATCGTTTTACTGATTGATGAACGTCCAGAAGAAGTAACTGATATGGCTCGCCATGTAAAAGGTGAAGTTGTGAGTTCTACGTTTGACGAACCAGCACAACGACACGTACAAGTGGCGGAGATGGTCATTGAAAAAGCAAAACGACTTGTCGAACATGGAAAGGATGTGGTCATCCTCCTTGACTCCATCACAAGGCTTGCTCGTGCATACAACCAAGTGGTTCCTACTTCTGGAAAAATCCTTTCTGGTGGTGTGGACTCCAATGCTCTCCACAAACCAAAACGTTTTTTTGGTGCCGCTAGAAATATTGAAGAGGGTGGTTCACTCACCATCATCGCCACTGCTCTCATTGATACAGGATCCCGAATGGACGAGGTGATTTTTGAGGAGTTTAAGGGAACGGGAAATATGGAAATCCATTTGGACCGAAAACTCGCCGACAAACGAATTTTCCCTGCCATTGACATCAACCGCTCCGGAACAAGGAAAGAAGAACTCCTCCTTCCGCAAGACACCCTCACTCGTGTCTTTATCCTTAGAAAAGTACTTTCTCCTATGAGTATCACCGAAAGTATGGAACTATTGATTGAAAAAATGCGTGGCGCGAAGACAAACGACCAATTCCTCGCCAGCATGAATACGAACTAA
- the rpmE gene encoding 50S ribosomal protein L31: MKTDIHPKYVAAKIKCACGTVIETRSTAGDISVEICSNCHPFFTGKSKLVDTTGRVDKFKKKYKMK; encoded by the coding sequence ATGAAAACTGACATCCATCCAAAATACGTTGCTGCAAAAATTAAATGTGCTTGTGGTACAGTGATTGAAACACGCTCCACTGCAGGGGACATCAGTGTGGAAATTTGTTCCAACTGCCACCCGTTCTTCACAGGAAAATCAAAACTAGTGGATACAACAGGTCGCGTAGACAAATTTAAGAAAAAATACAAAATGAAATAA
- a CDS encoding pentapeptide repeat-containing protein, translating into MAVMDFARYKEINDQRMNYREMEDATVVSYYRNTGCGDGYRIYLKLNDSLVVEDASYTTTGCGFGIVALAMATEYAKGKSLSDLKNLTPETLETLFEFPERRKNYPESAVAALKKAVEDYESGQGVPKENRITKAQTMELLHKQGHLRGAKLSSVMLEKEKLDGVDFSGADLHNAFLQNSSFVGANFEGANLKASFFNGADLRNANFRGADLRFAKLASAKIEGADFTDAIYDIGTRVDHSQMYIFDVMKKAGKDLYLKKEDGE; encoded by the coding sequence ATGGCAGTAATGGACTTTGCTCGCTACAAAGAAATCAACGACCAAAGGATGAATTACCGTGAGATGGAAGACGCTACAGTCGTTTCGTATTACCGAAACACTGGTTGCGGTGACGGGTATCGCATCTATTTAAAGTTAAATGACAGCTTAGTTGTGGAAGACGCAAGTTACACAACGACTGGGTGTGGTTTTGGGATTGTGGCACTTGCCATGGCAACAGAATACGCCAAAGGTAAGTCCTTATCGGATTTAAAGAACCTTACCCCGGAAACCCTAGAAACATTATTTGAATTCCCTGAACGTCGGAAAAATTATCCAGAATCTGCTGTCGCTGCTCTCAAGAAAGCAGTAGAAGACTATGAATCAGGGCAAGGTGTTCCGAAAGAAAACCGCATCACCAAAGCACAAACTATGGAACTTCTCCACAAGCAAGGACACCTTCGTGGCGCGAAGTTATCCAGTGTTATGTTAGAAAAAGAAAAGTTAGATGGTGTCGATTTTTCGGGTGCTGACCTTCACAATGCTTTCTTACAAAATTCAAGTTTTGTTGGTGCCAACTTCGAAGGGGCAAACCTCAAAGCTTCTTTTTTCAACGGAGCCGATTTGCGTAACGCCAATTTTCGTGGTGCTGACCTACGGTTTGCAAAATTGGCTTCAGCCAAGATTGAGGGAGCTGATTTTACAGATGCAATTTATGACATCGGCACTCGCGTAGACCATAGCCAAATGTACATCTTTGATGTGATGAAAAAGGCAGGGAAGGATCTCTATCTTAAAAAAGAGGATGGGGAATGA
- a CDS encoding STAS domain-containing protein: MLIQSHRQENHLLLSIQRDVLMENSREFYQEFEKAIEGSNFGKLTMDFQLVKFLDSSGIGAVIKASSALHNRGVEIFVTNLNKNLNSVFRLSGLNHILSILTLDEYLSKFPEFQKTLEA, from the coding sequence ATGTTGATTCAAAGCCACCGTCAGGAAAACCACCTGTTACTCTCCATCCAAAGGGACGTCCTGATGGAAAACTCGCGGGAATTTTACCAAGAGTTTGAAAAAGCAATTGAAGGCTCCAATTTCGGTAAATTGACCATGGACTTTCAGTTGGTGAAGTTTTTGGATTCCAGTGGGATCGGTGCCGTCATCAAAGCATCTTCTGCTCTTCACAATCGGGGTGTTGAAATTTTTGTAACCAACCTAAACAAAAACCTCAATTCCGTTTTCCGTCTCTCTGGCCTCAATCATATCCTTTCCATTTTGACTTTGGATGAATACCTTTCCAAATTTCCAGAGTTCCAAAAAACTCTCGAGGCTTAA
- a CDS encoding DUF342 domain-containing protein — protein MPGPDSYTDRILQDLEASENGYFQIENANGKAILKITKPGAKGKKVEYKDVLARVQLFGVEGYQTEQLKKIVVLADGKPVEIGTWSKGDPVPSYADISVSDDGMEAKMVLHPPKHGGPLLTEYQLREQIAAVGVSVGIIDSVIQSQIKNPEFFVPHVFAKGIPPIPGKDGEIKIYFRSDNKPQLEEDEHGRINYKNIGVIQSVKPGDLIAEKIPPKKGEFGKTVTGTILPYQEEKSVEWILGPNVELKGDKLYAKIAGRPVLSAAWEIKVDEVIQLEAVDYSTGNIDFPGTIIVEEKIGDGFALTTSGSIIIRNSVGKAFLKAKGDIVLSGGFMGRGEGYIESEGNIYARFVEQGKLTAQGSIFVEEAVMHSEISAKDLIRVMGGRGEVIGGTIIAGNSLTCAKLGAVVETKTKVAIGTPPELLDELNRMKKEISEKEITLHKVQLTLTKLVEKSQKKELSQEEKETITKLKEANDKFTKVLETQIKQFETALGSYEPNPDAFVDVEREVFPGVDLSFGAGKNYRMGINSLVGKTRFYLGTDGSIQTERNVIRKEDDLLL, from the coding sequence ATGCCAGGCCCTGACTCTTATACCGACCGAATCCTGCAAGATTTGGAAGCCTCCGAAAACGGATACTTTCAAATTGAAAATGCAAATGGCAAAGCCATATTAAAAATCACAAAACCTGGTGCCAAAGGTAAAAAAGTAGAATACAAAGATGTCCTCGCACGTGTGCAACTTTTTGGTGTGGAAGGATACCAAACAGAACAACTCAAAAAAATTGTCGTACTAGCCGATGGAAAACCAGTCGAAATCGGGACATGGTCCAAGGGTGATCCCGTTCCTTCCTATGCAGATATCAGTGTTTCCGATGATGGAATGGAAGCAAAAATGGTTCTCCACCCTCCTAAACATGGAGGCCCCCTTCTCACAGAATACCAACTTCGCGAACAAATTGCTGCTGTGGGTGTTTCAGTTGGAATTATAGATTCTGTAATCCAATCCCAAATCAAAAATCCTGAATTTTTTGTTCCTCATGTATTCGCAAAAGGGATCCCTCCCATTCCTGGTAAAGATGGTGAAATTAAAATTTACTTTCGCTCCGACAACAAACCGCAGTTAGAAGAAGACGAACATGGCAGAATCAATTATAAAAATATTGGTGTCATCCAATCAGTAAAACCAGGGGATCTCATCGCCGAAAAAATCCCTCCGAAAAAAGGAGAATTTGGCAAAACAGTCACAGGAACGATTCTTCCTTACCAAGAAGAAAAATCCGTAGAATGGATTCTTGGACCCAATGTGGAACTAAAAGGGGACAAGTTGTACGCGAAAATTGCAGGTAGACCCGTACTCTCTGCTGCTTGGGAAATCAAAGTAGATGAAGTAATCCAATTAGAAGCAGTCGATTATTCCACAGGAAATATTGATTTTCCAGGAACCATCATTGTCGAAGAAAAAATTGGGGATGGGTTTGCCTTAACCACCAGCGGAAGTATCATCATTCGTAACTCCGTGGGAAAGGCATTTCTCAAAGCCAAAGGTGATATCGTCCTCTCAGGTGGATTTATGGGACGAGGAGAAGGATACATTGAGTCGGAAGGAAATATCTATGCCAGGTTTGTGGAACAAGGAAAACTCACTGCCCAAGGATCTATCTTTGTGGAAGAAGCTGTTATGCATTCTGAGATATCCGCAAAAGATTTGATCCGTGTGATGGGTGGTCGAGGAGAAGTGATTGGAGGAACAATCATTGCAGGTAATTCACTTACGTGTGCGAAACTCGGCGCGGTTGTCGAAACCAAAACCAAAGTGGCCATTGGAACTCCCCCAGAACTGTTAGATGAACTCAATCGGATGAAAAAGGAAATTTCGGAAAAGGAAATCACATTACACAAAGTCCAACTCACATTGACCAAACTTGTTGAGAAAAGCCAAAAGAAAGAACTGAGCCAAGAAGAAAAAGAAACCATCACCAAACTCAAAGAAGCAAACGATAAGTTTACGAAAGTATTAGAAACACAAATCAAACAATTTGAAACCGCTCTTGGATCGTATGAGCCAAATCCTGATGCATTTGTGGATGTGGAGCGGGAAGTGTTTCCTGGTGTGGATTTAAGTTTTGGTGCAGGGAAAAATTATCGGATGGGGATCAATTCACTTGTGGGAAAAACTCGATTTTATTTAGGAACCGATGGTTCCATTCAAACGGAACGAAATGTCATCAGAAAAGAGGACGACCTACTCCTCTAA
- a CDS encoding glycosyl transferase, translating to MKLYYYISGHGFGHISRSGNIINRLLSEDFIEEIHLVSTRISFIDFHHPKLKLRSLKLDVGISQKDSLSIDMETTKEELVQFEKDKSSLLKEETKYCKENQISLILTDSSSFPITIALEVGIPSIFLGNFTWDFIYRNYAKTDPYFGTLSDQLEVEYGFATEALVLPFHCPMPNFLEKTNIGLVGRKPSLSKEMARKQFGFQEDITYILLSFGAYGLEGHRLQTKNLPKHIQLVAYGVPGIQKEGILVPDVSYYPDLVTAADFVCTKPGYGILAECYYAKTPILYTDRGDFIEYLYLVGALDLYFSSAYLNLEKIISCEFEEVLTTITRLDGMTPKLELKTDGEEDVVRHLLEYT from the coding sequence ATGAAACTCTATTATTATATTTCAGGCCATGGATTTGGCCATATCTCCCGTTCCGGCAATATCATCAATCGTTTGCTAAGCGAAGATTTCATCGAAGAAATTCATTTGGTGAGCACTCGCATCTCTTTTATTGATTTTCACCACCCAAAACTAAAACTAAGATCTCTGAAACTTGATGTTGGTATCTCTCAAAAAGATTCTTTGTCCATCGATATGGAAACCACAAAAGAGGAGCTCGTTCAGTTTGAAAAAGACAAATCTTCCCTTTTAAAAGAAGAAACAAAATACTGCAAGGAAAACCAAATCTCTCTGATCCTAACAGATAGTTCGTCCTTTCCTATTACGATTGCTTTGGAAGTAGGAATCCCCAGTATCTTTCTTGGAAACTTTACTTGGGATTTTATCTATCGTAATTATGCCAAAACAGATCCTTATTTTGGTACTCTAAGCGACCAACTGGAAGTGGAATATGGGTTTGCCACCGAAGCACTGGTATTACCTTTCCATTGCCCCATGCCCAATTTTCTAGAAAAAACTAACATTGGTCTTGTGGGTAGAAAACCATCTCTTTCAAAAGAGATGGCTCGTAAACAATTTGGATTCCAAGAAGATATCACATACATCTTACTTTCATTCGGTGCGTATGGCCTCGAAGGCCACAGGTTACAAACCAAGAATTTACCCAAACACATCCAACTCGTTGCATATGGAGTTCCAGGGATCCAAAAAGAAGGGATCTTGGTTCCAGATGTTTCTTATTATCCTGATTTGGTGACAGCCGCTGATTTTGTTTGTACAAAGCCTGGGTATGGAATATTAGCAGAGTGTTATTATGCAAAAACTCCCATTCTTTATACGGATCGTGGTGACTTTATCGAATATCTCTATTTAGTCGGTGCACTTGATTTGTATTTCTCTTCAGCCTATCTTAATTTAGAAAAAATTATTTCTTGTGAATTTGAAGAAGTGCTGACAACCATTACAAGATTAGATGGAATGACTCCAAAATTGGAATTAAAAACGGATGGCGAAGAGGATGTGGTTCGTCATTTGTTAGAATATACGTAA
- a CDS encoding TrmH family RNA methyltransferase, giving the protein MKQQRFTITSFSNPKVKWVSGLKEKRNRDEENQFFIEGYREIKKAITGNPTSPIPCLPVKITSLFVSPECFLGENEETLISSLRCPIFELPRKIFEKISYRDRPDGLIAVADTPNANVPWEKIQSIETNPILIIEGVEKPGNLGTILRTAEGAGVGLVIVTDPRIDLFNPNVVRASTGTIFTLPVYMGDLKQVLVEFQKKGYKCYAVTPEGKTLYSSVDMKQKSVFLFGSEQYGLSPMAKELSDKTLYLPMLGEADSLNLAMSCGIVLYESIRQRSK; this is encoded by the coding sequence ATGAAACAACAAAGATTTACCATCACCAGTTTCTCAAACCCGAAAGTCAAATGGGTGAGTGGTCTCAAAGAAAAACGAAATCGTGATGAAGAGAATCAATTTTTCATCGAAGGGTATCGGGAAATCAAAAAAGCCATCACAGGAAACCCAACTTCACCTATCCCTTGTTTGCCTGTCAAAATTACTAGTTTATTTGTTTCTCCTGAATGTTTTTTAGGAGAAAACGAAGAAACACTTATAAGTTCCTTACGTTGTCCAATTTTCGAATTACCTAGAAAGATTTTTGAAAAAATATCCTATAGAGATCGTCCGGATGGTCTGATAGCGGTCGCAGACACACCGAATGCCAATGTCCCTTGGGAAAAAATTCAATCGATCGAAACCAATCCCATCCTTATCATAGAAGGTGTGGAAAAACCAGGAAACCTGGGCACCATCCTTCGTACAGCCGAAGGAGCAGGTGTCGGCCTTGTGATTGTCACAGATCCAAGGATTGATCTCTTTAATCCCAATGTCGTTCGGGCAAGCACAGGAACCATCTTCACTCTTCCTGTTTATATGGGAGACCTGAAACAGGTGTTAGTGGAGTTTCAAAAAAAAGGCTACAAATGTTATGCCGTCACACCAGAAGGTAAAACCTTGTATAGCTCCGTGGACATGAAACAAAAATCCGTCTTTTTATTTGGAAGCGAACAATACGGTTTAAGTCCGATGGCAAAGGAACTTTCAGACAAAACTTTATATTTACCTATGCTCGGAGAAGCAGATTCACTCAATTTAGCTATGTCCTGTGGCATTGTATTGTATGAATCGATTCGCCAAAGATCTAAATGA
- a CDS encoding class I SAM-dependent methyltransferase yields MTKSYELLDSGDLSKLEIVGGYKLQRSSPTSAYGKETPGIWKDLHATYIKNDSGSGHWNFQKKVPESFTIEFSRLTFKIKLTPFGHIGLFPEQETNWNRIREIGKRKSGLEVLNLFAYSGGSTLACLDAGMSVCHVDASKGMVDWARENAKLSGLDSKPVRWIVDDVMKFIRREIKRGKKYQGLILDPPSFGRGSKGEVWKIEENLSELMDALMELSDSKPEFVILSCHSQGFSPLTLERILSSRIKTKGSYETTELFIPETSGKKYPAGFCTFFQRS; encoded by the coding sequence ATGACAAAAAGTTACGAATTATTGGATTCTGGAGATTTATCCAAATTAGAAATTGTGGGTGGATACAAATTACAAAGATCCTCCCCTACTTCCGCTTACGGTAAGGAAACGCCTGGAATCTGGAAAGACTTACATGCCACTTATATCAAAAATGATTCTGGCTCCGGTCATTGGAATTTTCAAAAGAAAGTTCCGGAAAGTTTTACGATCGAATTTTCTCGTCTCACCTTTAAAATCAAACTCACACCCTTTGGGCACATTGGCCTTTTTCCCGAACAAGAAACAAATTGGAACCGCATTCGTGAAATTGGAAAAAGAAAATCAGGCCTTGAAGTTTTAAATTTATTCGCCTACTCAGGTGGATCCACACTCGCATGCCTTGATGCAGGGATGAGTGTATGCCATGTAGATGCTTCCAAAGGAATGGTAGACTGGGCAAGAGAAAATGCAAAACTCTCAGGGCTTGATTCCAAACCTGTGAGATGGATTGTGGATGATGTGATGAAATTCATCCGTAGAGAAATCAAACGAGGGAAAAAATACCAAGGCCTTATCCTGGATCCTCCGAGTTTTGGGCGCGGCTCCAAAGGAGAAGTTTGGAAGATCGAAGAAAATTTATCGGAACTCATGGATGCTCTTATGGAACTTTCGGATTCCAAACCGGAATTTGTGATTCTTAGTTGCCATAGCCAAGGATTTAGCCCGCTAACCTTAGAACGCATTTTATCCTCTCGGATCAAAACCAAAGGTTCTTATGAAACAACGGAACTTTTCATTCCAGAGACTTCTGGGAAAAAATACCCTGCTGGATTTTGTACCTTTTTCCAAAGATCGTAA